TTTGCTACAGTAGCTACAGTGCGAGGTTGGATTTTTGCGAAAAAACCCTCCGATTCTTCGTAATCAGGTATAGGCCCCTCGCGTACTGTGTTTGAACAGAAAAAATCGCGGACAGGGGATTCGTTGTGATATGTGGAAGACGAGGGGCTTTTTCGAAAAAATACGCCCACTGCGCATACCcctcaaaccctagccgcttgctctccctctctcgcgCCGCTACCGAgcactgccgcctccgcctccccctcagGCCGTccccgtcgcctcgcgccgccgcctccacccccgCCTCCCCAtcgcgctgccgcctccgcctcccgccgtccccatcGCCGGCCGAGCTGCCGCCGTCTGTCTCCCCTCCGCCCTCTCGTCCcccactctctccctctccctttccctctccctccaccGTCTCCTCCCCCACCCTCGCCTCCGCCTTCCCCTCGCGCCATTGCCTCCGCCTACGCAGCCGCTGTCGTCGCGTCACCGTCTCCAAGCGCCTCTGCTTCCGCCTCCCCCTcgcgtcgtcgccatcgtcgtccccGTCGCCCTGCGCCGCTggcgccatcgcgtcgccgtctccgcctcTGGCCTCCGTCAACGACGAGGTCGGAGCGCCGACGGCTGCATCACAGGCGGCGCGAAAAGCTGAGGGGCCAATCCTGGCGGCGGGACTGCCGCGAGGTTCCGGACGCATCAACTCGAGGGGGAGACGGCGGAGGGAGTGGGGGTTGAGGCGCGCGCGGTCTTCATCCTCCCGGCGCCAGATCTGCTTCTCATCTCCACAAGGACACCCCAGCCCACCACTCATCGGCGTCGACAtggtcgtcggcgtcgccctcactgtcgccgtcgccaacAGACTGCGTTAAGAAGCCactccaccaccagcagcagcaggggcatCCACCGTACGCCGCACCAATGCCTTCCCCTTCCCTCCCATCTGTGCCCTCTGGGTCACAGGTAGTCGCTTCATCGGCAGCCGCATTGCCGTCAATGTACAAGGCCAATGACCAGCAGCGAGCAACTCATGGCACCAgagacggcggcgatgacggtgaCTACTAAACTCTTGGCACAGGAGCTTACAAAGGATTTGCAGGTTTGTGTGAGTTGTTCTTTTAAGGTTGCCATGAGGAATAGTTAATCTCGTTTTTCCCCTATACACCATGAATTGTTGCACATCAACATTGACAgtgattttcatttttttattaatgcaaTGGAGCAACCTAAGGATTATACCAATTTACCAGGTGCTCTAATGCCACTGTTGGTGATGAAATTTTGAGAGACCCTAATCTTGCCATGTTTATGATGTTCTACAGAACCTGCATCCATTCCATCTAAAAGAACTCATCAGCTGGGATTGAAGTACTGATCAGATCTTTTTTTCTAGGTGAACTCGAGAAGAAAGTTCGAAAAATGGGACATTGCAATCACAACATCGGAACCTAATATCAACACTATGCTCATTGCCATAGGTTCTCCCATTTGTATAGCATTTagagatttcttttttttaaaaaaaattgtgaacaaTTTCCATAAACTCACATCAAGGTGTCTCATGCAGTGCCAGGTAAAGAAAGGGACTACAATGCTTATTCAAAGGATTATATGTCTTCCATAGTGAAGCAGTCATGCACTAATACTAGAAGCTGCTTTAGAGATGGAGACATCCCGTCAAAAATCTCCAATTACCCAATGAGTGAGCCATTTTTTCCCCATGATTACTTACTATTTCAGatttgtatttctatacatgTGGCACCTTTTCATTCCAGTGTTTTTTTGACTGGGCTTTTCATTCCAGTGTTGTGCCTGAGGATCATATACATGACTCTGATCAATCCTCCACCTTAGCTGGTTGCTCTGCTTGCTGTGACCATGCCACGACATCCGAAAACACAGAGGACCAGGTTGGTTAGCCATATTTCACACTCGTTGCACTCTGAACAATCAATAGAGAATCACTTCTAGCAATCTATTATGATTCATTTCCAGATGCATTAATCTATTCTCTTTGTTAGTACTTTTCTTGGTATTTTAGGTTTTCTTGGGGCTTAGTTATAGAATAGGGTTTTGGAGTGGGTTTGTGGAGGGGTGATTAGAAAGTTGAAACTCTTTTGCCGCGAATAAATCTGCAGTAACATGCCTATCATTTCACTTCAGAGCCAATGCATTTGGGTAATGTCTCaaaatttgttttgtatttGGTTGTTTCGGCTTTTTTGGTTGAAGGAATCTGCAATATATCATGCTTCCCCAATGAGTGAGCCATTTTTTCCCCATGGTTACTTACTATTTCAGatttgtatttctatacatgTGGCACCTTTTCATTCCAGTGTTGTGCCTGAGGATCATTTAAACGACTCTGATCAATCCTCCACCATAGCTGGTTGTTCTACTTGCTGTGACCATGCCATGACATCCGAAAACACAGAGGACCAGGTTGGTTTGCTATATTTCATACTCGTTGCCCTCTGAACAATCAATAGCGAATCACTTCTAGCAATCTGTTATGATTCATTTCTAGATGCATTAATCTATTCTCTTTCTTAGTATTTTTCTTGGTATTTTAGGTTTTCTTGGGACTTAGTTATAGAATAGGGTTTTGGAGTGTGTTTGTGGAAAAATTTAGAAGCTTCACATACTGGATGAATTTTTTTAGTAGTTAGCGTATTGGTTATTGGCAGTCAAATTTTTTTAGTACAACTGGTAGGAGGATGAGCTTATATTTGGCACTATTATTCAGAAGATGTTAATCTCAATCTCCCATTTTACTGTACTTAATGTTTTCTTAAATGTTAAATACTTAAAATGGGACTGCAGTTGGTCACTGATGGTTGCTTGATAGCCATAAGGAAAAGAGAGACAAAAATAATGAATTCATGCAGAGGTTTCAGTCAATTGCAAATAATATGAGATTGGTTGACTTAAAATTGAGGATGGTGTGGTATGATGAGCCTCTGTTGATCTgatcattttcctttttcatgTCAGGTTTGACACCTTTGGATTGCATACCAGAATTTTCCATGTTCTTCAGCTCTCAATAACTCATCTTCAGGTAATATGATGGTAGTCCAGGTTTTTAGATGATTTGCATCAAGGGGTGAAAATAAATTGATCAGCACAGCAACATTGATCTTTCTTATGGGTTGTTGCTTTAGCTACCACAATGCTTATTTGCAAGCTCGTGATGTGTTGCAAGATCTAGAGTAGTCTAGCGAAACCTATGTCATAAGTGCCACAATTCCAAACCGAACCTCCCCCAGTGTATTGTTCGATGTGGCTGCTATAGTTTTTTACTAAAAGTATGTAAATTTATTTGTTCTATGGCTTGTGTAGAGGAGAAAGGGAAGTGAGGAAAATTTGTAAGTGAAGAATTTGACAGATTGCGATGGGCACCAGTTATGCTGGTAATTTTCTTGAACCTGACACTAATTTCAGGGTACGTACATTCTTAATCCAAGCCACAACAATGTCTGAGTGGTTTTATATGTCGACCATCTGTAGTGTCTTCTTAACTGTTCATTCTGTCTCACCAAGACTAAAGAATGCATTTCTCTTTTACCTATGTGTATTCAGTACTATGAGGTCAGATATGCAGATATACTTCTTCTACTTCATAAATTTGTGGAATACAAATAAGCTAGGGTGAAGATAAATATGTCAGGTTAAACTATCCGTGGATATAAAATATGTCATCAAGCCTTAGATTTTTCAAGATTATCAGGAAGTGTATATTTCAGACTATGTATTTACTTTATTTTGTTTCAAGTGATGTAAAGCCATATGAGTTTTGGTCTTGTTTACATTGTATCGGTCCAGAGGTTTTGTTCCTTAGAATCATCTTCCATTGTATGAGCAGCATATTCCAAGCTGCTCCTTTAAAGGAATCACTCGCTTTCCATATATGCAGTATATTTTTATTACACGATAACATCACTATTAATTGGTATCTATATGGAAATTAAATCATGCCAATATATCCAGTGAAACCAAGTGCTATTGGTTGATAGCAGTAAAGATGTGTTTTCTCTGGCATTTTAAGTTGCAGTGTTCTGATGACTTCTAATTACTAATGATGTGATGCATAAATTCTATGGCTGGTTCtgttatttctttttatttgaaTGTAATTTGCTTCAATGAATTGATGTGGTTAAAGGAGAAAATAtttaaggccatgtttagtttctCAGGGTCCAGGAGTTGAAGCCATGCAAACATGCATCATGCTAATGTCGTCCTGAGCTTCCAGATTAGGCCCTGCTGTATTGATCAATATATTCAGGTCAGTTGAGGCTCTAAATTAATTCTGATGATAATTTTTATTCTGCTGTATTTGACGGGCCTCATGCATCTGAAGATCTGGATTACTGTGGCCGAATTCGTGTTCTGATTTTGGGGTGTAAAATACTGAAATCAATACGGCTGTCCTTGCTTTCATGGGGGGTATTTGGTGATTTGGTTACTTCGATTACATCGAGTTGGAATGTCAATGCTCTCTGAACCTCGAATTTATTACTGGGTTACCGCATTAGATTATTGGCTTCGCAAGCTGGGGCTTGTGCAAATGATCCTGCGTGAAATATGCACATAATTTGCTTCCCTAGACGAGTTTCTGCTAACTATTCTATAGATCATTTGCATAACCCAGCAGCCAGctgtttctctcttcttcctttttccccctctGAACATGTTTACTTAGGTCAATTTCCAGACATTGAAATGTCTTGCAAGATCAAAATTCAAGGTTAGTCCGCTCATTCTGTTTTGAGAGAGTTCAAGGCTAGAAGAGTAAAGTTAGTAAGCAAATAAAAACGATGCAAAGAATATACTTGATCAGAGCTAAGAATGCTCTCATAAGTCATAAGTCTGAACTCCCAGAAATAAAACGTCAAGCTCTTCGAAACATGATATATGCCATTTAAACCTTAAGTGCCCCTTTCAGTTTTAAGAGTAGAAGCCATGTCTTCTTGGATGCTGTCTTTTGATTTTCTGTCAAATGGATCGTCTCCTTTCTAGAGATCTAAAATAGACTTGCACAAAAGCATGCTGTGTATGCTCCCCAATTCTTCTCCTTCAACTACACAAAAACACAGAAGATAAGCTTATTAATGAAGAGCGGAGTGTGCCTGTTTAAATTTTACCTGGAACTAATATGAAATGAAATAAGCAGCAATAAAACGTGACAGGGATTTATCATGGCATTGAAATGCTACCTCACAGTGTTACATGATTATgatgtttctttcttctttcttttccttttggcATGATAAAATGAAAACATGATAAAAGTTGGTTTAATTATGAAAAGGCCATGGATTTTCTACAGCATTATCTGTGATGACTTATTTGCTACTCTTCATGCACTCAATGCTAACCAAATGCATGAATAGAATGAGAAAATAGTCCCAGGTATTGGGAAACTATATCAGACACATGCCCATTCATTCTAACAACATTTCAGTTTGATTCTCAAAATTCTTCATGCCATCAAAATAAATACTATCTGCACTGTCTCAAATCAACTACAAAGCTGTCAATAAAAAAAACgacaaagaaaggaaagaaaaggtgAAGATAGAGCTTACTACTTATTTTAAGCACATGTCTTGATTCTCTTGAGGGCTCAATCACGGACCCCTTTGGTAATTTGTATTCATCCTTGAAAAGTGAAATGAAACTGTGGAGACCAAGGTGTCAGACAGAAGAAACTTGTGTAGTTATCATTTTAACTTGACAAAGGTATGCTAAGATTGGAACTTacgcattaaaaaaaaagtggaacAACATTATTTACTAAACAGAGTGACAAACCTGAAACTATAATATGATTTATTTTTCTCAGCTGATGATTAGTTCTGAATCAGTATTGCTCTTCTTGACAAatgacctctctctctctctctcagcatGATGACAGCATTATTTCTATACATGGGGATATTGTGTATCCGGATAAGAATAGCATTATTTGTAGGTAAGACATATAAGAAGTAAATATATTTCTAATTTATAAActgaaaatgtattattaagtGCTTTAACATGTCATATGCAGAAGTTGCTGGAATGCTAGATAATCTTGTCCTCTTTTAAACATAGCATGGGAATTATAGTAGAATCAAGATGCTTTCCTTTGCTTGGTAAAAATGTTTTGGACTGCATTTCAGAACTCAGACCATCATCTATttcagtgtaattacattattCTGCAGAAAGACACACAAAACTATCATGGAAATATGGAATAGATAGTTCTATATTTATAAGGCATATAGTTCTTAATTCTTTTAATCAAGCCGAGTGCTATTTTGTGTGGTTCATTAATTTTTGCGTTACCTGTAAAGCTGTGGTTTATATATTTCTTTGGGAGCTAGGTTCACTTGGTAATATAATTGACTGATAGTAATATACAATGGTTGCACTTTGAATGTGCTGAGAATGGGGTCACCTTGCATGCTTTTTTATATTCTTAAATAATGATGAATTTTCATGTGAATGTATGTATAGCATCCACATTGTTCATGTCACTGATTAGGAAAAATGTATTATTTGTTCATGTATATCTCATTTGTTCTCTGTGTTACTATAGGCTGGAGGCTATAGAAAAATATTTCAGCCTTGAAATAGTCAAGGACATTGTGGAAGCCATGGTGAGTGATGCTTCAGTTGTTTTATACTTCCAAATGGTGTGAGATGATATGTGCTCCTTTTCATTTGAACATGAGTAAGCAGAATGTTGTTGATTGGTACAATAGCTTTCAAGGCTACATTTTATTTCCATCTCATTATTTACTCAAATGAATCTCGTGGATATTTATTTTTTGGAATTAT
This window of the Oryza sativa Japonica Group chromosome 4, ASM3414082v1 genome carries:
- the LOC112936051 gene encoding uncharacterized protein isoform X2 — translated: MTSSEQLMAPETAAMTVTTKLLAQELTKDLQVNSRRKFEKWDIAITTSEPNINTMLIAIVPGKERDYNAYSKDYMSSIVKQSCTNTRSCFRDGDIPSKISNYPMMFF
- the LOC136356066 gene encoding uncharacterized protein, producing MSTPMSGGLGCPCGDEKQIWRREDEDRARLNPHSLRRLPLELMRPEPRGSPAARIGPSAFRAACDAAVGAPTSSLTEARGGDGDAMAPAAQGDGDDDGDDARGRRKQRRLETVTRRQRLRRRRQWREGKAEARVGEETVEGEGKGEGESGGREGGGETDGGSSAGDGDGGRRRRQRDGEAGVEAAARGDGDGLRGRRRRQCSVAARERESKRLGFEGAAPARAWFRSCTSVHCSLALEEHRVSPPIRTSENNNRGTGPNLLLPLSRGGAGGAWLDGVMEAHGRGRGRGGEWRRREAQLGGPATASSRLGGDAFAAKRAGSGEAEGGGHTK
- the LOC112936051 gene encoding uncharacterized protein isoform X1; translated protein: MTSSEQLMAPETAAMTVTTKLLAQELTKDLQVNSRRKFEKWDIAITTSEPNINTMLIAIVPGKERDYNAYSKDYMSSIVKQSCTNTRSCFRDGDIPSKISNYPMMLCLRIIYMTLINPPP